TTCAGGTACGCGTGCCACTGCGTCCCGCTCGCCTGTCCGAGCGACGGCACGCAGTAAAACGACTCGTACTGGCTCACGCCGCCGTAGAGAAAGATCTCGAGGATGTTTTCGGCCTGCAGCTCGGGCGGCAACATCGCGCCCGCGGCCTCCTTCGGCACCTCTCCGAACGCGCGCGCTTGCCGCATGCCCCAGAGCGATACGCCGAGACCGCTGGCCGCGGTGGCGGCGACGAGACCTGCGCCCTTGAGAAAATCGCGACGCTTCACGTGAGCCTCCGTGCCTCCGTGCCGAGACGAACCGAGCCGCTCGGCACACGTCTACGTTCTCTCGTGCAGATCGGGTGGTCAATCAAGTTTTCATCGGTCTTCCATGGGTTCCGATGAGGGCGTGAAATGCCGCGTGTATCGAAGACCGACGGCAAGGACGTCGCCTTGACGCACCCCGGCGCGGCTCTTGTCCCGAGGGGGACGCCTCGCGTCCCCCTCTCGGCCAGGCGGAGCCCGGCCGATTCACCCCCTTGAGGCGAGCTCGCTTTCGCGATCTCGCGAGCATCGAACGGTTCGATGCTCTATCATCCGCGCCGATGTCGCGCGTCGTCTGGTCCTCGTCCCTCGCCCTCTTGCTCGTTGGTTGTGCTGGATCGACGCCGCCGCCCGACGCGCCTCCGAATCCGAATGCGCAGGCGAGCGCCCCGCCGCCCGCGGAGGCCGCGCCGCCCCCCGCGGCGAGCGCCGCGCCCGAGGCGCCGAACAAGCCAGCGGACGTGGCCCCCGCGCCCGCGCCCGAGGCGCCGAAGGGCAGGCTCCCGCCGGCCGAGATCCAGAAGGTCGTCCGCGGCAACTTCCAGGTGATGCGGACCTGCTACGAGAAAGGCCTGCAGAAGAACCCGAGCCTCGAAGGCCGCATCGCCGTTCGTTTCGTCATCGGCACGGACGGCAAGGTCCAGAGCGCCGGCGAGGACGCGCAGGCCTTCCCCGATCCCGCCGTCGCCAGGTGCGTGCTCGACGCCTTCCAGGCCCTTCAGTTCCCGCAGCCCGAGGGCGGTATCGTCACGGTCGTGTATCCGATCCGGTTCGCGGCGAACGCGGACGATTGCAAGACGACCACGGAGGAGAAGGACGGCATTCGCACCGTCTCGCTCACCTGCGAGAAGCAATCGATGAAGGTCACGGACATGCCCGTGAAGGCCGTGGACGACAAGCTCGCGGAGGCATTCCTCACCGGATTCGAGCAGCAATCGCCCAAGATGCGCCGCACCCGCACGAAGCCGACGATCGAAGGCAAGAGCTGCTGGATGACGTCGGTCGACGGCGTGACCTGGTCGTCGATGCTGCTCGTCACGGAGGCCGTCGCCGGCCGCGCGCTCGTCGTCTCCTGCCTCGACGAGAGCCAGGGAGGCACGTCCGCGAAATGTAATACGATGGTCGCGGACATCATCAAACGTACGGTCGCCCCGCCCGTGGTGGCCACGCCCGAGGCCACGCCGAAGCGCCCGCTGCCCACGACCACGGTGACCGGCAGCGGATTCTGAGAGGGTGTTCCACAGGCTGCTGCGCGGCGCGATGCGTCGGTCGGACTCGCTCAGCGTACAGAGTACGCCTCGCTCGCCCTCCCTAGCCTCGCCCCGCTCGCGACGCCTGTGGAACACCCTCTGACGGCTCTCCCGGATCTTGCCGCCTCGTCCGCGGCCCTGTACGTTCGCCCGCATGCCCTCGCCGCTCCCGCGCCGCCTCTTCCTGGTCGGCGCCGCGCTGCTCGCCCTCGCCGCTGGCTGCAACTTGAAGACGCGGGGCCCTGCGCTCGCCGCCGCGACCCCGGCGCCTTCGTTTTTGCTCCCCGCGCACACGGGCGAGGCCGTCTCCCTCGCGGACCTCACGCAAAAAGGCCCCGCGGTCGTGGTGTTTTACCGCGGCCACTGGTGACTGTACTGTCGTAACCAGCTCGGGCAGCTGGCAAGCTTGAACGACAGGTTCCGCAGGCTCGGCGTGGGCCTCGCGGCGATCAGCGTCGACACCGAGGCGGAGTCCCGCGCGCTCGCCGATAAGCTCGGCGTCCGTTATCCGCTCCTGCGCGACGACGGATTGAAGACCGCGCTCGCGTACGGCGTCGCCATGCAAGGCCAGGACATCGCGGTCCCCGCGGTGTTCGTGATCCTGCCGGATGGGCGAATCTTCTTCCGGCAGGTCGGCGAGAGCATCAACGACCGGCCGAGCAACGCAGAGCTGCTCGATATCGTCGATCGCGCGCTGGTCGAATCACGGCGCGATTGAGCGGCGCCTCCGCCCCCGAAGCGCCGCGAGCAGGCCGAGGCCCACGACGACCCCCGCCGCGCCTTCTTCGCCCGTCACGGCACAACCGCCACATCCGCTCGACGCGCGCGTGGGCGGCGGTGCGTTCGGCGGAGGCTCGCCGGGCGCGCTCGATTCCTGCGGAGCAGCCTCGTCCCGCGCCGGGGGCCGCGCGACGCCGGGCGGATCGGGCCGTTTTCCGTCGGCTGCATAGTCGAGCGTCACCTTCTGCCCGTCGTCGAGCGAATAAACCACCTGCGCGAGCCGGGCGACGAAGACCCCGGCGTCGAGCTTCTCGACCCGCACGACGTCGTGCACCCCCTTCACCGGCCAGCGCTCGGGCACGTAATGCACCGGCGAGATCCGGAGGCCCGACGAGATGAGCGTCTTTTCCTTCTCGAAGAACGCTTCGAGGTCCTCTCCCTGGAGCTTGCGCAGCGAGGACGCCTCGAAATCGGCCTTCTTCATCGCGTAAACGACGGGGTTGACATACTTCCCCACGATCATCGGCATCTGGCCGAGCACACAGAGCTCGGGGTTGGGCGCGCCGAAGGACGTCGTGTACGGGTGCGCCAGGAACACGTGGTCGGGGAAGTTCGAGCCGTTTTCGAGAGAGAACGTGTACTCGACACGTTTCTCCCCGTCGGGGATGAGATCGGCCCGCGCCTCGCCGGCGACGAGCAGCCCGAGCGCGGCCAGGACGAGGAACGTGCGTCGCGTCTTCATGAAATCATGCCCTCGCGCTCCATCCTACACGCCCCGCCCACGTCCCCGGCCAAAAACTTGTCCCACGCCCCGCGTCCGTGAGACCCCCCTCCCACCATGACGATCCCCCGCTCGCAGGCCGAGCTCGTCACGCTGCGCAAGCTCGCCCAGGACCTGGCCGCTGCGCGCAAGGAGCGCCCGACGAGCGTGCACCTCCTCGCCGCCATCGCCTCCCGGGAAGGTCAGGCCGGCGAGCTGCTCCGCGAGCGGCGCCTCGAGGCAGACGCGCTCCTCAAGGCAGGTCGATCCTTCGACGAAGACAGCCCCGATCCTCTCGCCCGCGCCGTCGTCGCGGCCCGCGAGCTCGGCAAGCGCGCTCCCCTCGGCGAGCCGAACGCCCTGCACTTGATCCTCGCCCTGCTCGCCGACCGCAGCTCCGCCGCGCACCGCGCCCTCGTCCAGGCCGGCGTCGATACGGCGCGCCTGCGCACGGCGGCCATGCAGCGCTCGCTCGGGGTCGTCGCGGCGCGGCGATTGCCGCAAACGGCAGGAGGCAAGACCACGGAGGCCGATCGCCGGCCCGCCCTGCAGAAGCCCACGCGGATCGACCTCGACAAACCCACGCCCACGAAAAGGCCCACGGGCACGGGCGTCACGGTCCCGCTTTTCCCGCCGCCGGGTCGCCTCGGCCAGGAGCAACGACCGCCCGCGAAATCGGCTCCGATTCCCCCGACCAGCGCGACCGCGACGCCGATCCCGCTCTCCGCGCCTGCGCCCGCGAAGCCCGCCGAGAACCCCCCGAAGCAGGCGGCGCGGCAGGACGCGGCGATCGTCCCTGTGATCCCGGAGGGGCACCCGCTCGCGCTCGATCGGGCGAAGACGCCGACGCTCGCCGCGCTCGGGAAGAACCTCACGCTCGCGGCTTGCCTCGGCGAAATGGAGCCCGTCATCGGCCGGGACCTCGAGGTCGACGCGGCGCTCGATATCCTCGCCAAGAAAAACCAGAATAGCTGCCTGCTCGTCGGGCCGGCCGGCGTCGGGAAGACCTCGGTCGCGCGTGGCATCGCCGAGCGCCTCGCCCGCGAGGCCGACGCGGACCCCTCGTCGGCGCGGCTCTTCGTGGAGCTCGCCGTCTCCGAGCTCGTCGCCGGCACGGGGACACGTGGCGCGCTCGCCGAGCGCATGAACGCCATTTTGCGTGAGATTCGCGAGGAGGGGCGCGTGGTCATCCTCTTCGTCGACGAGATCCACGAGCTCTTCTCGGGTGGCCTCGACGAGGCCACGGCCGAGATCAAGCTCGCCCTCGCCCGCGGCGACCTCCGGATGGTCGGCGCCACGACGCCCGAGGAGCAGAGGCGCTCGTTCGAGCCCGACCCCGCCCTCGCGCGGCGATTCTCGGTCGTCGAGATCGAGGAGCCGGACGAGGAATCGGCGTTTTTGCTCTGCAAACAGGTCTGCGCCGGGCTCGGCGCGCATCACGGCCTCTCGTATGCGGACGAGTCGATCGCGTCCGCGGTCTCGTGGTCGGTGCGATACCTGCCGGGCCGCGCCTTGCCTGACAAGGCGATCGGGATCCTCGACCTCGCCGGGGCCCGCGTGAAGCGGCGCGCGGGGCCTGGAAAACTCCCGCCCGTGGGTCCGCCCGAGGTGGCCGAGGTCCTCGCGAGCCTCGCCGACATCCCCGAGGAGCGATTGCTCGAGACCGACCGCGAGCGAATGCTCAACCTGGAGAAGCTGCTCGCCGATCGGGTCGTCGGCCATTCTGCGCCGCTCGGGCGTATCGCGCGGGTCTTGCGCCGCAATGCCGCTGGCATCCGGGCGGATCGGCCGCTCGGCACGTTCCTCTTGCTCGGCCCGACGGGCGTCGGCAAGACGGAGACCGCGAAGGCCATCGCCGAGGCGCTCTTCCATTCGGTCGACGCCATGACGCGGCTCGACCTCTCCGAATACAGCGAGGCGCACGCGACGGCGCGTCTCATCGGCGCGCCGCCCGGGTATGTCGGGCACGAGGCCGGCGGTCAGCTCACCGAGGCCGTGCGCCGCCGCGCCTACCAGGTGATCTTGCTCGACGAGATTGAAAAGGCGCACCGCGACGTGCTCGAGGCCTTCCTGCAGGTCTTCGACGAGGGCCGCATGACGGACGGCCGCGGCCGGCGCGTCGATTTCACGAACACGGTCATCGTCTTGACCTCGAACCTCGGCGCGGCCGAGGCGGGCGCCCTGAAGAGCGAGCGCTCCGTGGGTTTTTCGCGGGGCGCGACGCAGGTCTCCCCGGACAAGCTCGAATCCACGATGCTCGCCGCCGCGCGCGGGGCGCTTCCGCCGGAGCTCTACAATCGCATCGACGAGGTCTTGGTCTTCGGTCCCCTCGGCAAGGTCGAGGTGAAGGAGGTCGCGCGCAGGCTGCTCGCGGCGCTCGGCCGGGGGCTCGAGGAGAAGGGGATCCGGCTCGACGTGGAGCCGGCGGTGCTCGACGTGTTGCTCGCGGAGGGCGGCTTCGACGAGGGGCTCGGCGCGCGCCCGATGAAGCGCGCGATCATGCGGCACGTCGAGGCGCCGATCGCGGAGATGATCCTGCGCGGGGAGTTGCCGTCGGGATCGGTGGCGCTGCTGTCGGTGGATCGAGGGCAGATCGTGGTCGATGCGGTGGATGAGGCGGGGGGGGAGTTGGCGACGGGGGCGTGAGGCGCTCTGGCCCCGGCGCCGCGGCTCCCGCTACTCGTTTGCCGTGAGGACCTGGTAATAGACGGAGAGCTTCTCCTCGCCGCCATACCCGAAATTGCAGTTTTCCCCCACGATCTTTCCGGGCTGCCAACCGCGATATTGTGCTCGGCAGATGTACAGGTTGGGACGTCCGGGCTCGTAGCCGCCGGAGACGGCGCCTTCGGGGACGACCCCGTGGCTCGCGTCGATCCACTGGACACGCCATTGGTCCCCTACGAGCACCTCGTAGGCATTGAGGAGGACCTCTCGCCCGCCCCAGCCGATGTTGCAGTTCGCTCCCACGATCTTTCCAGGGTGCAGCCCTCCCTGATACCACCCGTGACAGATGTACAGAATGCGCCCCGGCTCCGAGCCACCAGGGATCGCCCCCGGGGGCACGTAGCCGTTCGTCCCGAAGACCCACGAAAAGCCCTCCGGCAGCGCGATCGCCGAACGAAGCGCGAGCCCCGAAGCGACCATCCCCGAAAGAAGAGCAAAGCCCACCGCCAGCTTGCGTTGCACCCTCTTCAGCATTCTTCACCTCCCGCGCGGAATCGGTGCAACGATCGAGCCACGTGTGCGAGCGCAACACGCGCAAGGGGTCCGGGGCCCCTCGGCGAGGCGGCCGGCCCTCGGCGGAAATCTTCCCCGGAGTCGAGGCGCCCGGACCGCCCCGTTCCCCTCGCCACCTCCCCTCCCTCGCGCACGCAAGGCGCTCTCCTCCTTGTGCCCCAACCTCCAAAACAGGGACAAGCACCCGACAGGAGCGGCGCGGACCTTCTGCACGACGGGAAACGGGCTCTCCACGCCCGCGACACCCCACCCGCGCGCCGGGAAATCGCCTCGCCCGATCCGTGGAAAGGCACTTGCTCGCCGCGCAAACGCCTCTCCACGACCTCGGCGGTGCGTTACCTCACGCGCAAGCGCCCTTCCGGGGACGTGGAAAGGCATTTGCTCGCGACGCAAACGGCCTTCCGGCCTCGTGGAAGCGTGTTCGCCCGCCGCGCGGGCGCGATTCCTGGATGTGGAGAGCTTGATTCTCGAAAGGAGGAGGCGCCCCTCGCGTCCTCTCCTCCCGATTACGCTTCGGCGCCGTCCTTCGGGGCCGCTTCTTCGTCCGTATCCGCCGCGCCGGGCGCGGTCGCGCTGGGCCGGAAGAACGAATCCGCCGCCTTCGTGTCACCACTTCATTACTTATTGCGGATCGTGGCCAAGATCCTCGGCACGTACGACGAGCCGACGGGGGACCACGCGGAGAAGCGGGCCGCGTTGCTCGCGCCGGTGGTGAAGCAAAACGAGGCCATCCGGCAGCACCTCCGCGCGCGGAGGAGCGCGCCGGATGTGGATCCGAAGACGGGGGAGGAGCTGCTTTCGGAGGAGGCGGCGCCGGGGGACGGGGGCTGAGCGGAACACGCTCTCGGCCTCGCGTGTCGATCAAGACCCCCTCGCGTTTCCGTGCGTCGCGGGGTAACATGGCCC
The window above is part of the Polyangium spumosum genome. Proteins encoded here:
- a CDS encoding MYXO-CTERM sorting domain-containing protein — encoded protein: MKTRRTFLVLAALGLLVAGEARADLIPDGEKRVEYTFSLENGSNFPDHVFLAHPYTTSFGAPNPELCVLGQMPMIVGKYVNPVVYAMKKADFEASSLRKLQGEDLEAFFEKEKTLISSGLRISPVHYVPERWPVKGVHDVVRVEKLDAGVFVARLAQVVYSLDDGQKVTLDYAADGKRPDPPGVARPPARDEAAPQESSAPGEPPPNAPPPTRASSGCGGCAVTGEEGAAGVVVGLGLLAALRGRRRRSIAP
- a CDS encoding peroxiredoxin family protein; the encoded protein is MYCRNQLGQLASLNDRFRRLGVGLAAISVDTEAESRALADKLGVRYPLLRDDGLKTALAYGVAMQGQDIAVPAVFVILPDGRIFFRQVGESINDRPSNAELLDIVDRALVESRRD
- a CDS encoding AgmX/PglI C-terminal domain-containing protein, which translates into the protein MSRVVWSSSLALLLVGCAGSTPPPDAPPNPNAQASAPPPAEAAPPPAASAAPEAPNKPADVAPAPAPEAPKGRLPPAEIQKVVRGNFQVMRTCYEKGLQKNPSLEGRIAVRFVIGTDGKVQSAGEDAQAFPDPAVARCVLDAFQALQFPQPEGGIVTVVYPIRFAANADDCKTTTEEKDGIRTVSLTCEKQSMKVTDMPVKAVDDKLAEAFLTGFEQQSPKMRRTRTKPTIEGKSCWMTSVDGVTWSSMLLVTEAVAGRALVVSCLDESQGGTSAKCNTMVADIIKRTVAPPVVATPEATPKRPLPTTTVTGSGF
- a CDS encoding redoxin domain-containing protein, encoding MPSPLPRRLFLVGAALLALAAGCNLKTRGPALAAATPAPSFLLPAHTGEAVSLADLTQKGPAVVVFYRGHW
- a CDS encoding AAA family ATPase, encoding MTIPRSQAELVTLRKLAQDLAAARKERPTSVHLLAAIASREGQAGELLRERRLEADALLKAGRSFDEDSPDPLARAVVAARELGKRAPLGEPNALHLILALLADRSSAAHRALVQAGVDTARLRTAAMQRSLGVVAARRLPQTAGGKTTEADRRPALQKPTRIDLDKPTPTKRPTGTGVTVPLFPPPGRLGQEQRPPAKSAPIPPTSATATPIPLSAPAPAKPAENPPKQAARQDAAIVPVIPEGHPLALDRAKTPTLAALGKNLTLAACLGEMEPVIGRDLEVDAALDILAKKNQNSCLLVGPAGVGKTSVARGIAERLAREADADPSSARLFVELAVSELVAGTGTRGALAERMNAILREIREEGRVVILFVDEIHELFSGGLDEATAEIKLALARGDLRMVGATTPEEQRRSFEPDPALARRFSVVEIEEPDEESAFLLCKQVCAGLGAHHGLSYADESIASAVSWSVRYLPGRALPDKAIGILDLAGARVKRRAGPGKLPPVGPPEVAEVLASLADIPEERLLETDRERMLNLEKLLADRVVGHSAPLGRIARVLRRNAAGIRADRPLGTFLLLGPTGVGKTETAKAIAEALFHSVDAMTRLDLSEYSEAHATARLIGAPPGYVGHEAGGQLTEAVRRRAYQVILLDEIEKAHRDVLEAFLQVFDEGRMTDGRGRRVDFTNTVIVLTSNLGAAEAGALKSERSVGFSRGATQVSPDKLESTMLAAARGALPPELYNRIDEVLVFGPLGKVEVKEVARRLLAALGRGLEEKGIRLDVEPAVLDVLLAEGGFDEGLGARPMKRAIMRHVEAPIAEMILRGELPSGSVALLSVDRGQIVVDAVDEAGGELATGA
- a CDS encoding DUF3421 domain-containing protein, with translation MLKRVQRKLAVGFALLSGMVASGLALRSAIALPEGFSWVFGTNGYVPPGAIPGGSEPGRILYICHGWYQGGLHPGKIVGANCNIGWGGREVLLNAYEVLVGDQWRVQWIDASHGVVPEGAVSGGYEPGRPNLYICRAQYRGWQPGKIVGENCNFGYGGEEKLSVYYQVLTANE